Proteins encoded by one window of Phenylobacterium soli:
- a CDS encoding VOC family protein: MPKIVNCLWFDTQAEEAANLYVSLFPNSKIGGVSRYPEGLPGDRAGQVMTVDFELDGVSFLGLNGGPQFKFDEAISFQILVEDQKELDHYWDGLIAGGGEESQCGWLKDRFGVSWQVVPKRMPEWMTNPETGGKVAAAFMQMKRLDIPTLERAAAG, translated from the coding sequence ATGCCCAAGATCGTCAACTGCCTCTGGTTCGACACCCAGGCCGAGGAGGCCGCGAACCTCTACGTCTCGCTGTTCCCCAATTCGAAGATCGGCGGGGTGTCGCGCTATCCCGAGGGCCTGCCGGGCGATCGCGCCGGTCAGGTAATGACCGTCGACTTCGAGCTCGACGGCGTTTCGTTCCTGGGCCTGAACGGCGGCCCGCAGTTCAAGTTCGACGAGGCGATCTCCTTCCAGATCCTGGTCGAGGACCAGAAGGAGCTGGACCACTACTGGGACGGCCTGATCGCCGGCGGCGGCGAGGAGAGCCAGTGCGGCTGGCTGAAGGACCGCTTCGGCGTCTCCTGGCAGGTGGTGCCCAAGCGCATGCCGGAGTGGATGACCAACCCCGAGACCGGCGGCAAGGTCGCCGCCGCCTTCATGCAGATGA
- the rpoH gene encoding RNA polymerase sigma factor RpoH — translation MAANALAVMSPEGGLSRYLSEIRKFPMLAKDEEFMLAKRWQEHEDPEAAHRLVTSHLRLVAKIAMGYRGYGLPIGEVISEGNVGLMQAVKKFDPDKGFRLATYAMWWIRASIQEYILRSWSLVKMGTTAAQKKLFFNLRKAKSEISALEEGDLHPDQVHQIATKLGVLDEEVISMNRRLAGGDASLNAPLRADGESEWQDWLVDEDTPSQENIIAENEERSIRMSLLEEAMAELTDRERHILTERRLKDDPTTLEELASEYGVSRERVRQIEVRAFEKLQKAMRAAATERNLVSA, via the coding sequence ATGGCCGCCAACGCGCTCGCCGTCATGTCGCCTGAAGGCGGCCTCAGCCGGTACCTGTCCGAAATCCGCAAGTTCCCGATGCTGGCCAAGGACGAGGAATTCATGCTCGCCAAGCGCTGGCAGGAGCATGAGGATCCCGAAGCCGCCCACCGGCTCGTCACCAGCCACCTGCGTCTCGTGGCCAAGATCGCCATGGGCTACCGCGGCTACGGCCTGCCGATCGGGGAGGTGATCTCCGAAGGCAACGTCGGCCTGATGCAGGCGGTGAAGAAGTTCGACCCGGACAAGGGCTTCCGCCTGGCCACCTACGCCATGTGGTGGATCCGCGCCTCGATCCAGGAATACATCCTGCGCTCGTGGAGCCTCGTGAAGATGGGCACCACGGCCGCGCAGAAGAAGCTGTTCTTCAACCTGCGCAAGGCCAAGAGCGAGATCTCCGCCCTGGAGGAAGGCGACCTGCACCCCGACCAGGTGCACCAGATCGCCACCAAGCTCGGCGTGCTGGACGAGGAAGTCATCTCGATGAACCGCCGGCTGGCCGGCGGCGACGCCTCGCTGAACGCGCCGCTGCGCGCCGACGGCGAGAGCGAGTGGCAGGACTGGCTCGTCGACGAGGACACCCCCAGCCAGGAGAACATCATCGCCGAGAACGAGGAGCGCTCGATCCGCATGAGCCTGCTCGAGGAGGCGATGGCCGAACTCACCGATCGTGAGCGGCACATCCTGACCGAGCGCCGCCTGAAGGACGATCCCACCACCCTGGAGGAGCTCGCCTCGGAATACGGCGTCAGCCGCGAGCGCGTGCGTCAGATCGAGGTGCGGGCCTTCGAAAAGCTGCAGAAGGCCATGCGGGCGGCCGCCACCGAGCGGAACCTGGTCTCGGCCTAA
- a CDS encoding response regulator: MFDNDAKIIARMAPMLQRVLIADPHTANARMVGELIRSMVRCQVWAAPTTDKALKLAGSVEPDIIFVEMSAGEMDGVAFTRKLRRSRLSCRQAPVIMMCGEATAAKILAARDCGVHEFLRKPFTVKDLVRRLEAVTLRPRDWVEAVDYVGPDRRRFNSGDYKGPLKRRSDAPATPDAARVSQALKIVRSAIASVDKDPAQALRALQTQATDLQKAGVKAGDMKLTTTAVDFNRYLAEVEKAGGFDKAELAKKAAPLLAYLPKDGSGSAAA, from the coding sequence GTGTTCGACAACGACGCCAAGATCATCGCACGCATGGCGCCCATGCTTCAGCGGGTGCTGATCGCCGATCCGCACACGGCGAACGCGCGCATGGTCGGCGAGCTGATCCGCTCGATGGTCCGCTGCCAGGTCTGGGCCGCGCCCACCACCGACAAGGCGCTGAAGCTCGCCGGCTCGGTCGAGCCCGACATCATCTTCGTCGAGATGTCGGCCGGCGAGATGGACGGCGTGGCCTTCACCCGCAAGCTGCGGCGCAGCCGGCTCTCCTGCCGTCAGGCGCCGGTGATCATGATGTGCGGCGAGGCCACCGCGGCCAAGATCCTGGCGGCCCGCGACTGCGGCGTTCATGAGTTCCTGCGCAAGCCGTTCACGGTGAAGGACCTGGTGCGTCGGCTGGAGGCCGTCACCCTGCGACCGCGCGACTGGGTCGAGGCGGTCGACTACGTCGGTCCCGACCGGCGGCGGTTCAATTCCGGCGACTACAAGGGCCCGCTCAAGCGCCGCTCGGACGCGCCGGCGACGCCGGACGCGGCCCGGGTCAGCCAGGCCTTGAAGATCGTCCGCTCGGCGATAGCCTCGGTGGACAAGGATCCGGCCCAGGCGCTGCGCGCGCTGCAGACCCAGGCCACCGACCTGCAGAAGGCCGGCGTCAAGGCGGGCGACATGAAGCTGACCACGACGGCGGTGGACTTCAACCGCTACCTCGCCGAGGTCGAGAAGGCCGGCGGCTTCGACAAGGCCGAACTGGCGAAGAAGGCCGCGCCGCTGCTCGCCTATCTTCCGAAGGACGGCAGCGGCTCGGCGGCGGCTTAG
- a CDS encoding adenylosuccinate synthase, protein MANVTVIGAQWGDEGKGKLVDWLSNRADVVVRFQGGHNAGHTLVVDGKVYKLSLLPSGVVQGKLSVIGNGVVVDPWHLLEEIAKIGDQGVAITPDLLVLADNACLILPLHKDLDQAREAAATNKIGTTGRGIGPAYEDKVGRRAIRVADLADREALEAKIDRLLAHHAPLRRGLGLPEADGASLLDALEEIAPKILRFAQPAWLALNEAAKSGRRVLFEGAQGALLDVDHGTYPYVTSSNTVAGQAAAGSGLGAKATGYVLGIVKAYTTRVGEGPFPTELFDEIGRRIGEVGREFGTVTGRARRCGWFDAALVRQSVALNGIAGIALTKLDVLDGLPTLKICTGYRLADRTLGYLPAGLKAQRELTPVYEELEGWSESTQGARSWKDLPAAAVKYVRRVEELIGAPVALLSTSPERDDTIMMRDPFQD, encoded by the coding sequence ATGGCCAACGTCACCGTGATCGGCGCCCAGTGGGGCGACGAGGGCAAGGGCAAGCTGGTGGACTGGCTGTCCAACCGCGCCGACGTGGTCGTGCGCTTCCAGGGCGGCCACAACGCGGGCCACACCCTCGTGGTCGACGGCAAGGTCTACAAGTTGTCCCTGCTGCCTTCCGGCGTCGTCCAGGGCAAGCTGTCGGTGATCGGCAACGGCGTCGTCGTCGACCCGTGGCACCTCCTCGAGGAGATCGCCAAGATCGGCGACCAGGGCGTGGCGATCACCCCGGACCTGCTGGTGCTGGCCGACAACGCCTGCCTGATCCTGCCGCTGCACAAGGACCTCGACCAGGCCCGCGAGGCCGCCGCCACCAACAAGATCGGCACCACCGGCCGCGGCATCGGTCCGGCCTACGAGGACAAGGTCGGCCGCCGGGCGATCCGCGTCGCCGACCTCGCCGACCGCGAGGCGCTGGAGGCCAAGATCGACCGGCTGCTCGCCCACCACGCGCCGCTGCGCCGCGGGCTCGGCTTGCCCGAGGCCGACGGCGCCTCGCTGCTGGACGCGCTGGAGGAGATCGCGCCCAAGATCCTGCGCTTCGCCCAGCCCGCATGGCTGGCCCTGAACGAGGCCGCCAAGTCCGGCCGCCGCGTCCTGTTCGAGGGCGCCCAGGGCGCGCTGCTCGACGTCGACCACGGCACCTATCCCTATGTGACCTCGTCCAACACCGTCGCCGGTCAGGCCGCGGCCGGCTCGGGACTCGGCGCCAAGGCGACCGGCTATGTGCTGGGCATCGTCAAGGCCTACACCACGCGGGTGGGCGAGGGGCCGTTCCCGACCGAACTGTTCGACGAGATCGGCCGGCGTATCGGCGAGGTCGGCCGCGAGTTCGGCACGGTCACGGGGCGGGCCCGCCGCTGCGGCTGGTTCGACGCGGCCCTGGTCCGCCAGTCGGTGGCGCTGAACGGCATCGCGGGCATCGCCCTGACCAAGCTCGACGTCCTCGACGGCCTGCCGACGCTGAAGATCTGCACCGGCTACAGGCTCGCCGACCGGACGCTCGGCTACCTGCCCGCCGGCCTCAAGGCGCAGCGCGAGCTGACCCCGGTCTACGAAGAGCTGGAGGGCTGGAGCGAGAGCACCCAGGGCGCCCGTTCCTGGAAGGACCTGCCGGCCGCCGCCGTGAAGTACGTCCGCCGGGTCGAGGAGCTGATCGGCGCCCCGGTGGCCCTGCTCTCCACCAGCCCCGAGCGCGACGACACCATCATGATGCGCGATCCGTTCCAGGACTGA
- a CDS encoding acyloxyacyl hydrolase: MFGRLGGALAALGIVALGTVGLGRPAGAAELILGAYGHDVSFIGKVVGSGSANREGGADIELGVRSDRIEALHVIGAPQAHALLSLNTNNTSNFVAAGLSWPMRLTDRFYFRPGLGLAYTDGEAGLPPVNAPGLTPQEVQRRLHLYRTRIDFGSQVLFEPELNLGMKLGGPWSAELSWVHISNGQVFHHGKNQGLDDAGLRVIYALGARGR; this comes from the coding sequence ATGTTCGGCAGGCTGGGAGGCGCCCTTGCGGCGCTCGGGATTGTTGCGCTCGGGACCGTCGGCCTGGGCCGGCCGGCCGGCGCCGCCGAGTTGATCCTCGGCGCCTACGGGCACGACGTCAGCTTCATCGGCAAGGTGGTGGGCTCCGGCTCCGCCAACCGCGAGGGCGGGGCCGACATCGAGCTCGGTGTCCGCTCGGATCGCATCGAGGCGCTACACGTGATCGGCGCGCCCCAGGCGCACGCCCTCCTCTCGCTGAACACCAACAACACCTCGAACTTCGTGGCGGCCGGCCTCTCCTGGCCGATGCGCCTGACCGACCGCTTCTATTTCCGACCGGGGCTGGGCCTCGCCTACACCGACGGCGAGGCGGGCCTGCCGCCGGTCAATGCGCCCGGCCTGACGCCGCAGGAGGTCCAGCGCCGCCTGCACCTCTACCGCACGCGCATCGACTTCGGCTCTCAGGTGCTGTTCGAGCCGGAGCTCAACCTCGGCATGAAGCTCGGCGGTCCGTGGAGCGCCGAGCTCTCCTGGGTGCACATCTCCAACGGTCAGGTGTTCCACCACGGCAAGAACCAGGGGCTTGACGACGCCGGGCTTCGGGTGATTTACGCCCTCGGCGCACGCGGCCGTTGA
- a CDS encoding VOC family protein, with protein sequence MDIPRFHLAFPVRDLAEARAFYGGLLGCPEGRSSDEWVDFDFRGHQIVAHLSPEEAGHRATNPVDGEDVPVRHFGVIMTLPEWEALAERLKAAGVEFVIEPQIRFKGQPGEQATMFFLDPSGNALEFKAFADDAMVFAK encoded by the coding sequence ATGGACATCCCGCGCTTCCATCTCGCCTTCCCCGTCCGCGACCTCGCCGAGGCGCGCGCCTTCTACGGCGGCCTGCTCGGCTGTCCGGAGGGGCGTTCCAGCGACGAGTGGGTCGACTTCGATTTCCGCGGCCACCAGATCGTCGCGCACCTGTCGCCCGAGGAGGCGGGGCACAGGGCGACCAACCCCGTCGATGGCGAGGACGTGCCGGTCCGCCACTTCGGGGTGATCATGACCCTGCCCGAGTGGGAGGCCCTGGCCGAACGGCTGAAGGCGGCCGGCGTCGAGTTCGTCATCGAGCCGCAGATCCGCTTCAAGGGTCAGCCCGGCGAGCAGGCGACCATGTTCTTCCTCGATCCGTCGGGCAATGCGCTCGAGTTCAAGGCGTTCGCCGACGACGCGATGGTGTTCGCGAAATGA
- a CDS encoding threonine ammonia-lyase: MSVSFADIEAAATRLAGHAVVTPLIESPALNERISARVLIKPETLQRIGAFKFRGAYNRLVQLSADERQRGVVAFSSGNHAQGVALAARMLGMPALIVMPSDAPAIKVAATKGYGAQVRLYDRLTESREAIAAEIARERGAVLVPAFDDPHIVAGQGTVGLEMIRQAKGLGAGLDVALAPVSGGGLLAGICLAMKALSPATSIWGVEPAGFEDLRLSLEAGERVSVKVPGRCLCDALESPAPGEITFPILKQSLAGAAAVTDAEVAEAMRYAFTTLKLVVEPGGSVGLAALLAGKIKPPAGSTVGLVLSGGNVDPDLFARIVKGEL; encoded by the coding sequence ATGAGCGTCAGCTTCGCCGACATCGAGGCGGCCGCGACCCGGCTCGCCGGCCATGCCGTCGTCACCCCGCTGATCGAGAGCCCCGCGCTGAACGAGCGGATCAGCGCGCGGGTGCTGATCAAGCCCGAGACGCTGCAGCGGATCGGCGCCTTCAAGTTCCGGGGCGCGTACAACCGGCTGGTCCAGCTCTCGGCCGACGAGCGTCAGCGCGGCGTCGTCGCGTTCTCGTCCGGCAACCACGCCCAGGGCGTCGCCCTGGCGGCGCGCATGCTGGGCATGCCGGCCCTGATCGTCATGCCGTCCGACGCGCCGGCGATCAAGGTCGCCGCCACCAAGGGCTATGGGGCGCAGGTGCGCCTCTACGACCGCCTGACGGAGAGCCGCGAAGCGATCGCCGCCGAGATCGCGCGGGAGCGCGGCGCGGTGCTCGTGCCCGCCTTCGACGATCCGCACATCGTCGCCGGCCAGGGCACGGTGGGCCTGGAGATGATCCGCCAGGCCAAGGGCCTGGGCGCCGGGCTCGACGTGGCGCTGGCGCCGGTGAGCGGCGGCGGGCTGCTGGCCGGGATCTGCCTGGCCATGAAGGCCCTGTCCCCGGCGACGTCCATCTGGGGCGTCGAGCCGGCCGGCTTCGAGGACCTGCGCCTGTCGCTGGAGGCGGGCGAGCGGGTGAGCGTGAAGGTCCCCGGCCGCTGCCTGTGCGACGCCCTCGAAAGCCCGGCGCCCGGCGAGATCACCTTCCCGATCCTCAAGCAGAGCCTCGCCGGCGCGGCCGCCGTCACCGACGCCGAGGTCGCCGAGGCGATGCGCTATGCCTTCACCACCCTCAAGCTGGTGGTCGAGCCGGGCGGCTCGGTTGGACTGGCCGCTCTGCTGGCCGGCAAGATCAAGCCGCCGGCCGGTTCGACGGTCGGCCTGGTGCTCTCGGGCGGCAACGTCGACCCGGACCTCTTCGCCCGGATCGTCAAGGGCGAGCTCTAG
- a CDS encoding glutathione S-transferase N-terminal domain-containing protein, which produces MYRLYGGLGSPYSLKMRAVLRYRRIPHIWLAGNGPDVMGRLFSQLKAPVIPVLEFPDGTVMNDSTPLIRELERRLPGERTVVPEDEAQAFLAWLLEDMADEWGTKAMFHYRWFRERDQLMLGRWLAFDRLAGAGRQAIEQAGEAFRERQVGRMALVGCTPANAPLIEATAKKVFDLLDPMATDEGYLFGSRPSVADFGWYGQLSQLASDPTPHEVMAERAPFLMRWLANLDDASGVDGRWRDPPADPSAAVIGLLKMAGEIYLPFLLANAAAAQAGEETFTVELWGQPYSQGTFRYQVKCLAELRAAYAGLSAAARKSLDPLLEDAGLRAALAGG; this is translated from the coding sequence ATGTACAGGCTCTATGGTGGGCTCGGCTCGCCGTATTCGCTCAAGATGCGGGCGGTGCTCCGCTATCGACGGATCCCGCACATCTGGCTGGCCGGCAACGGTCCCGACGTCATGGGCCGGCTGTTCTCGCAGCTGAAGGCCCCCGTGATCCCCGTCCTGGAGTTTCCGGACGGTACGGTGATGAACGACTCCACCCCGCTGATTCGCGAGCTGGAAAGGCGCCTACCCGGGGAGCGCACCGTCGTGCCGGAGGACGAGGCCCAGGCCTTCCTCGCCTGGCTCCTGGAGGACATGGCCGACGAGTGGGGGACCAAGGCCATGTTCCACTACCGCTGGTTCCGCGAACGCGACCAGCTGATGCTCGGCCGCTGGCTCGCCTTCGACCGTCTGGCCGGCGCGGGCCGGCAGGCCATCGAACAGGCCGGCGAGGCCTTCCGCGAGCGTCAGGTCGGGCGCATGGCGCTGGTCGGCTGCACCCCGGCCAACGCCCCGCTGATCGAGGCGACGGCCAAGAAGGTCTTCGACCTCCTCGATCCCATGGCGACCGACGAGGGTTACCTGTTCGGCTCGCGGCCCTCCGTGGCCGACTTCGGCTGGTACGGCCAGCTCTCCCAGCTCGCCAGCGATCCGACGCCGCACGAAGTCATGGCCGAGCGCGCGCCGTTCCTGATGCGGTGGCTGGCGAACCTCGACGACGCCAGCGGGGTCGACGGCCGCTGGCGCGATCCGCCGGCCGATCCGAGTGCGGCGGTCATCGGACTCCTCAAGATGGCGGGCGAGATCTACCTGCCGTTCCTGCTGGCCAACGCCGCGGCGGCCCAGGCAGGCGAGGAGACCTTCACCGTGGAGCTTTGGGGCCAGCCCTACAGCCAGGGGACCTTCCGCTACCAGGTGAAGTGCCTGGCCGAGCTGCGCGCCGCCTATGCCGGGCTGTCCGCAGCCGCGCGCAAGAGCCTCGATCCGTTGCTGGAGGACGCCGGCCTGCGCGCGGCGCTGGCAGGCGGCTAG